From Cellulophaga lytica DSM 7489, a single genomic window includes:
- a CDS encoding PQQ-binding-like beta-propeller repeat protein: MKIKQSFSEIVSFSLKENILININGNITELDGKKIGEINDARKSFKLNSDEIIILDSLNKPFYLFSGNLLIQNQRISTVTDKYFLTYSKKPRRYAIFDKQQMNCLFEANSSFGDVVLNDLIFSYNSGIIYCYNILSGEYILQFNLSNVEDKISSIIEFSGIHKNTLVCTLENGGVLGVDIDKAEQVFYFSNAQLRSGLYQKEEDSPIFIGLKHWTYLELNAETGELIKKVDLQPQLKVLGDIPKESPCWLSINTTKYENNLIYFFADKNYVGVFDIEKTEIIDFHQFNFLDKKTTLKSGAESLQIKGNEIYCLDTNNDLHILETTPLAQSSSSCRKE, encoded by the coding sequence ATGAAAATAAAACAATCTTTCTCTGAAATTGTATCTTTTTCACTTAAAGAGAATATTTTAATAAATATAAACGGAAATATAACAGAGCTTGATGGTAAAAAAATTGGAGAAATAAATGATGCTAGAAAATCATTTAAACTTAATAGTGATGAAATTATAATTCTTGATAGTTTAAATAAGCCTTTCTATTTATTTTCAGGTAATTTATTAATTCAAAATCAACGTATATCTACTGTAACTGATAAGTATTTTTTAACCTACTCAAAAAAGCCTAGGAGGTATGCTATTTTTGATAAACAACAAATGAATTGTTTGTTTGAAGCAAATTCGTCATTTGGAGATGTAGTTTTAAATGATTTAATTTTTTCTTACAATTCTGGGATTATTTATTGCTATAATATTTTAAGTGGAGAGTATATATTGCAATTTAATTTGAGCAATGTAGAAGACAAGATATCTTCAATTATAGAATTTTCAGGGATACATAAAAACACTCTAGTTTGCACTTTAGAAAATGGAGGTGTTTTAGGGGTAGATATTGATAAAGCAGAACAAGTGTTTTATTTTTCGAATGCTCAACTACGGTCAGGGCTATATCAAAAAGAAGAAGATTCTCCAATTTTCATAGGTTTAAAACATTGGACATATTTAGAATTAAATGCGGAAACAGGAGAACTTATAAAAAAAGTTGACTTACAGCCACAATTAAAAGTATTAGGTGATATACCTAAAGAGTCACCTTGTTGGCTTTCAATCAACACTACGAAATATGAAAATAATCTAATATATTTTTTTGCAGATAAAAATTATGTTGGTGTTTTTGACATAGAAAAAACAGAAATTATTGATTTTCATCAGTTTAATTTTCTAGATAAAAAAACAACACTAAAAAGTGGAGCGGAAAGTCTACAAATAAAAGGAAATGAAATTTATTGTTTAGACACTAATAACGACTTACATATTTTAGAAACTACCCCTCTAGCACAATCATCCAGCTCCTGCCGTAAAGAGTAA
- a CDS encoding right-handed parallel beta-helix repeat-containing protein, with amino-acid sequence MILIKQQLKTYLLGMFLVLCSTTVFAQKNYYVSASGNDSNNGTSAATPWKTINKVNSQKSKINAGDVINFNKGDVFYGSLDLKGKKGSSGKAIVLKAYGSGNKPILRAAKKINNWTRHNGNIWKTNLAKVNNGRIPSLFLNNQAQQIGREPNISAANGGYRTIKSHAGNNKSISEASSLPYASNRFKGGEITIRTTDDNVKVETVTSHGGTTVNFSLSDPSAGFENNIENNFGYFFQNHVNTLDQNGEWAHDTNAGVLYLYSNSNPNNLNVEIPAGDEALALNNTNYIKIQDLRVEGGLSQTLAISGASNLTITNCNFYNGNNYLSLGFTLSNIKVTNTVFEESNNVAIRWEGINGLTFTNNKVQNIGMRTGMGAPGFIGYTGVRFISKSGSSTNIIEKNTIKDIGYHALNFGGGNLKIRYNNISNYCYTKDDGGGIYSVGNKNGNNSIYNNMVHDSPGAIRGIPAGRGVKTAGIYIDNDSQNQLIYENTVYNIVGWGLMANLSSKNTIKDNTVYNCDNGLVLSTYNNSFGAGGSVAKSTNNTVTNNILFCKKPNQFSARYTNQITDAGFNTFLGDVNSNYYCMPFNGSKQISIRAGRQNTEYNLNEFKSKYPNYEKKGKGAPVTLAATANPNTFIKFVVNTTGVAKSVSLGSTDYVDAKHNNYTGNITVAPYSAIVLLKGKADAGSPVTSQLIDNGMYTIESVTSNQRLLSRALETFNAKMVNPGNYDDQKWIFTHLGDNVYTIKNKANNRFLEVPYAKCENGIQVATYTSAAGKHQQWKVIENGTNVYGLLPNHCQTQGLDRNNGTLNTNAITYTYEKRNGNQKWKIVPTTASLRSSEAVLTVYPNPASELIKVAGVKEGDKLVVRNMNGVVVKEMNATAEEAVIILDNLKTGMYIISIPGTESKQFYKQ; translated from the coding sequence ATGATATTAATTAAACAACAATTAAAAACCTATTTATTAGGTATGTTTTTAGTATTATGCAGTACAACTGTATTTGCACAAAAAAACTACTATGTAAGTGCCTCTGGTAACGACTCTAATAACGGTACATCTGCCGCTACGCCCTGGAAAACTATAAATAAAGTAAACAGTCAAAAAAGCAAAATTAATGCTGGTGATGTTATTAATTTTAATAAAGGAGATGTGTTTTATGGCTCTTTAGATTTAAAGGGTAAAAAAGGCTCGTCTGGTAAAGCAATAGTTTTAAAAGCATATGGTTCTGGTAATAAACCAATACTTAGGGCAGCAAAAAAAATAAATAACTGGACACGCCATAATGGCAACATTTGGAAAACAAATTTAGCCAAGGTTAATAATGGCAGAATACCATCATTATTTTTAAACAACCAAGCACAACAAATAGGTAGAGAGCCTAATATTAGTGCTGCAAATGGTGGTTACAGAACAATAAAATCTCACGCAGGAAATAATAAATCTATTTCAGAAGCATCAAGTTTACCGTATGCGTCAAACAGGTTTAAAGGAGGTGAAATTACCATTAGAACTACAGATGACAATGTTAAGGTAGAAACTGTGACATCTCATGGAGGTACAACGGTAAATTTTAGTTTATCAGACCCTAGTGCAGGTTTTGAAAACAATATCGAAAACAATTTTGGATACTTTTTTCAGAATCACGTTAATACACTAGACCAAAATGGTGAGTGGGCACATGATACAAACGCTGGTGTTTTGTATTTGTATAGCAATAGCAACCCTAACAATTTAAATGTAGAAATACCAGCAGGGGATGAGGCATTGGCTTTAAATAATACCAATTATATTAAAATTCAGGATTTAAGAGTAGAAGGAGGTTTAAGTCAGACTCTAGCTATTAGCGGTGCTTCTAACTTAACTATTACAAACTGTAATTTTTACAATGGAAATAATTACTTGTCTTTAGGTTTTACCTTAAGCAATATAAAAGTAACAAATACTGTTTTTGAAGAAAGTAATAACGTTGCTATACGTTGGGAGGGTATAAATGGACTAACTTTTACAAATAATAAGGTGCAAAATATAGGTATGCGTACTGGTATGGGTGCGCCAGGTTTTATTGGGTACACAGGAGTTAGGTTTATTAGTAAATCTGGATCTTCTACTAACATTATAGAAAAAAATACAATTAAAGATATAGGCTATCATGCATTAAATTTTGGTGGTGGTAACTTAAAAATTAGGTATAACAATATTAGTAATTATTGCTATACCAAAGATGATGGTGGTGGTATATATTCTGTAGGTAATAAAAACGGAAATAACAGTATTTATAACAATATGGTACATGATTCTCCTGGTGCCATTAGAGGTATACCTGCCGGAAGAGGTGTTAAAACAGCTGGTATTTACATAGATAATGACTCTCAAAACCAGTTAATTTATGAAAATACGGTATATAACATTGTAGGCTGGGGTTTAATGGCAAACCTGTCTAGTAAAAATACAATTAAAGACAATACGGTTTATAATTGTGATAATGGGTTAGTACTATCTACCTATAATAATAGTTTTGGTGCTGGTGGTAGTGTAGCAAAATCAACAAATAATACAGTTACTAATAATATTTTGTTTTGTAAAAAACCAAACCAGTTTTCTGCAAGGTATACCAACCAAATTACAGATGCTGGTTTTAATACTTTTTTAGGAGATGTAAATAGTAATTATTATTGTATGCCCTTTAATGGAAGTAAACAAATTAGTATAAGAGCTGGCAGACAAAATACAGAGTATAACTTAAATGAATTTAAATCAAAATATCCTAATTACGAGAAAAAAGGGAAGGGTGCTCCGGTTACTTTAGCAGCAACAGCAAATCCAAATACTTTTATAAAATTTGTAGTAAATACAACAGGTGTGGCAAAATCTGTAAGTTTAGGATCTACAGATTATGTAGATGCAAAGCATAATAATTACACAGGAAATATAACTGTAGCTCCTTATTCTGCTATTGTATTGTTAAAAGGAAAAGCAGATGCAGGTTCGCCAGTAACCTCTCAGTTAATAGATAATGGAATGTATACTATAGAGTCTGTAACTTCTAACCAAAGATTATTGTCTAGAGCCTTAGAGACATTTAACGCTAAAATGGTAAATCCGGGTAATTATGATGATCAAAAATGGATTTTTACGCATTTAGGTGATAATGTATATACTATAAAAAACAAAGCAAACAATAGATTTTTAGAAGTGCCTTATGCTAAATGTGAAAACGGAATTCAAGTAGCAACTTATACAAGTGCTGCTGGCAAACACCAACAATGGAAAGTTATAGAAAACGGAACTAATGTATACGGCTTATTGCCTAACCACTGCCAAACACAAGGTTTAGACCGTAATAACGGAACACTTAATACCAATGCAATAACTTATACTTATGAAAAAAGAAATGGCAACCAAAAATGGAAAATAGTACCAACAACAGCTAGTTTAAGAAGCAGTGAAGCTGTTTTAACAGTATATCCTAATCCTGCAAGTGAATTAATAAAAGTAGCAGGAGTAAAAGAAGGAGACAAGCTTGTAGTTAGGAATATGAATGGTGTTGTTGTAAAAGAGATGAATGCAACAGCAGAAGAAGCAGTTATTATTTTAGATAATTTAAAAACTGGAATGTATATTATTTCTATACCAGGAACAGAAAGTAAACAGTTTTATAAACAGTAA
- a CDS encoding carbohydrate-binding protein, with translation MKFFKPHLLTVFILFGMFLSAQTPEGELKRWHKLSITFNGPSTSETANPNPFSDYRLDVTFTHKNSNRSFTVPGYYAACGNAENTGCNSGNKWRVHFTPDDIGLWNWTAVFKSGTNVAINSGGSSGGFMDGTTGSFTISESNKTGRDFRNKDLGRLQYVGEHYLKHTGTNPNNPNGAWFLKVGADSPENRFHYVDFDGTPGNTAGGNKSKTWQAHVTDYNATDASAYTWNNGKGKGILGSINYLHGQGANVISFLTWAAGGDDGAVFPHILKGSSSDYSSASKSEQWNKLHKDRFDVSKLAQWEKVMEYADKKGMYLHFKTMETENCEKMDGHTFGRERKLYYRELIARFAHHLALNWNLSEESTIKDEVVKSTINYIKNLDAYNNHIVLHTYPGQQDQRYNPLIGNKSNLTGVSVQTSQNNVHKDIRRWVINSRNTGKKWVVANDEQGTASQGIMVSDKQVREKVLWATFLAGGAGVEYYSGYTSNDGDLNGQDHRKRGAKYKEGSYALSFFNTHLQPYLTEMISADNVTADNNDYVFTKEGKIYAIYRPNGGSTSLSLPSGNNKYNVQWFNPRAGGNLSAKTTLGNNLVAPDTNDWVALITSKNDDGNTVCDNVLTSTLTNDAYLQGTTRFNNAELRVESGRRLAYLKFTVPTTSKTVTSVKLQLTVSSDSGNGLIEVFKGNSTNWTEANLSNTNKPAEGTKLGQLNTTYSVGSIYDWNLTDVTPGETITLILKQTAGNDVSFSSKEGATSPKLILEVECDEANGAVNNNILLPGTIEAEDFTDQLGTQVENTSDVGGGKNIGYIEDGDYTNYKVNVAQAGTYKIQAKVATNTTGGTIKIDADGTNIGELTVVNTGGWQTWKTVTATVNLEAGEQTLQLNFTGDSGYLFNVNKLIFEEDVTTVEPGNDCIAVEKNGVVAVEAEHFFSQSKDDDRKWYTFNETTTGTPTPDPDSNHYSEASGNGYLEILPDTRVTHSDPLNAQNFSNEPGKIAIVNYKVKFTSPGKYFVWVRAHSTGSEDNGVHVGINGTWPASGQKMQWCTGKQQWTWESKQRTNANHCGEAQKIFIDVPTAGVHTISFSMREDGFEMDKFVLSKTYTKPVGSGSEEVLEGCSNSESASVALKINESKVVVFPNPAQEYVTVSGVSVGKQIILYDFSGNVILKKRATNDSETLIVSGLKAGKYIIGVEGEKGIHFIKK, from the coding sequence ATGAAATTTTTTAAACCTCATCTATTAACGGTATTCATACTTTTTGGTATGTTTTTAAGTGCTCAAACTCCAGAAGGAGAGCTAAAACGATGGCACAAATTATCAATAACTTTTAACGGACCAAGTACATCAGAAACCGCTAATCCTAATCCTTTTTCAGATTACAGATTAGACGTAACTTTTACACACAAAAACAGCAACAGAAGTTTTACTGTACCTGGGTACTATGCAGCTTGTGGTAACGCAGAAAATACGGGTTGTAATTCTGGTAATAAATGGAGAGTACATTTTACGCCAGATGATATAGGACTTTGGAACTGGACAGCAGTTTTTAAATCTGGTACTAACGTTGCAATTAATAGTGGCGGTAGCAGTGGTGGTTTTATGGATGGTACAACAGGTAGTTTTACCATTAGTGAATCTAATAAAACAGGCAGAGACTTTAGAAATAAAGATTTGGGTAGACTACAATATGTGGGAGAACACTATCTTAAGCATACTGGTACAAACCCAAATAACCCTAACGGAGCTTGGTTTTTAAAAGTTGGGGCAGATTCTCCTGAAAACCGTTTCCATTATGTAGATTTTGATGGTACACCGGGCAATACAGCTGGTGGTAATAAAAGTAAAACCTGGCAAGCACATGTTACAGACTATAATGCTACAGATGCAAGTGCGTATACTTGGAACAATGGTAAAGGTAAAGGTATTTTAGGATCTATAAACTATTTGCACGGGCAAGGTGCCAACGTAATCTCTTTTTTAACATGGGCAGCTGGTGGTGATGATGGTGCTGTTTTTCCACACATATTAAAAGGGTCATCATCAGATTACTCTAGCGCAAGCAAATCTGAACAGTGGAATAAGCTACATAAAGATAGGTTTGATGTATCTAAACTTGCCCAATGGGAGAAAGTAATGGAGTATGCAGATAAAAAAGGTATGTACTTACATTTTAAAACAATGGAAACAGAAAATTGTGAAAAAATGGATGGTCATACTTTTGGTAGGGAACGTAAGTTATACTACCGCGAGTTAATTGCCAGGTTTGCACACCATTTAGCATTAAACTGGAACCTATCTGAAGAATCTACCATTAAAGATGAAGTGGTAAAATCTACTATAAATTATATTAAAAATTTAGATGCATATAACAACCATATTGTTTTACATACATACCCAGGTCAGCAAGACCAAAGGTATAACCCATTAATAGGTAACAAGTCTAACTTAACAGGTGTGTCTGTACAAACAAGTCAAAATAATGTACATAAAGATATACGTAGATGGGTAATAAACTCAAGAAATACAGGTAAAAAATGGGTGGTAGCAAATGATGAGCAAGGTACTGCATCACAAGGTATAATGGTCTCGGACAAACAAGTTAGAGAAAAAGTACTTTGGGCAACTTTTTTAGCTGGTGGTGCTGGTGTAGAATATTACAGTGGTTATACTAGTAATGATGGTGACCTTAATGGCCAAGATCATAGAAAAAGAGGCGCTAAGTATAAAGAAGGTAGTTATGCGCTCTCTTTTTTTAATACACATTTACAGCCATACTTAACAGAAATGATTTCTGCAGATAATGTTACGGCAGATAATAATGACTATGTATTTACTAAAGAAGGTAAAATATATGCTATTTACAGACCCAATGGCGGTAGTACATCTTTAAGTTTGCCAAGTGGTAATAACAAGTATAATGTACAGTGGTTTAACCCTAGAGCAGGAGGTAATTTATCAGCAAAAACAACCTTAGGTAATAATTTGGTAGCACCAGATACTAATGACTGGGTTGCGTTAATTACAAGCAAAAATGATGATGGCAATACTGTTTGTGATAATGTATTAACATCTACCTTAACAAACGATGCTTATTTGCAAGGAACAACTAGGTTTAACAACGCAGAATTAAGAGTAGAAAGTGGTAGAAGACTAGCTTACCTAAAGTTTACAGTACCTACAACCTCTAAAACAGTTACAAGTGTAAAGTTACAACTTACAGTTTCTAGTGATTCTGGCAATGGTTTAATAGAGGTTTTTAAAGGAAACTCTACTAACTGGACAGAGGCTAATTTGTCTAACACAAACAAACCTGCAGAAGGCACAAAATTAGGGCAATTAAACACTACTTATAGTGTAGGTAGTATTTATGATTGGAACTTAACTGATGTAACACCTGGGGAAACCATTACTTTAATACTAAAGCAAACTGCGGGTAATGATGTGTCTTTTTCATCTAAAGAAGGGGCTACATCTCCTAAATTAATTTTAGAGGTTGAATGCGATGAAGCTAACGGAGCAGTAAATAACAATATTTTATTGCCTGGAACTATAGAAGCAGAAGACTTTACAGATCAATTGGGTACACAAGTAGAAAACACATCTGATGTTGGTGGAGGAAAAAACATAGGCTATATAGAAGATGGAGATTATACCAATTATAAAGTAAATGTAGCGCAAGCAGGTACTTACAAAATACAGGCAAAAGTAGCAACAAATACAACAGGAGGTACAATTAAAATTGATGCAGATGGTACTAATATTGGTGAGCTTACTGTAGTAAATACTGGAGGTTGGCAAACTTGGAAAACGGTAACTGCAACTGTTAATTTAGAAGCGGGGGAGCAAACACTTCAATTGAACTTTACAGGTGATTCTGGTTATTTATTTAATGTAAACAAACTAATTTTTGAAGAAGATGTTACTACAGTAGAACCTGGTAATGATTGTATTGCTGTAGAAAAAAATGGAGTAGTAGCTGTAGAAGCAGAACATTTTTTCAGTCAATCTAAAGATGACGATAGAAAATGGTATACTTTTAATGAAACCACAACAGGTACTCCAACTCCAGATCCAGATTCAAATCACTATAGCGAAGCAAGTGGCAATGGGTATTTAGAAATTTTACCAGATACAAGAGTAACTCATAGCGACCCTCTTAATGCTCAAAATTTTTCTAATGAACCAGGAAAAATAGCAATAGTAAATTATAAAGTTAAGTTTACTAGTCCAGGAAAATATTTTGTTTGGGTAAGAGCACATTCTACAGGATCTGAAGATAACGGTGTACACGTTGGTATTAATGGAACTTGGCCAGCTTCTGGGCAAAAAATGCAATGGTGTACTGGTAAACAACAATGGACTTGGGAGAGTAAGCAACGTACAAATGCAAATCATTGTGGCGAAGCGCAAAAAATCTTTATTGATGTACCAACAGCAGGAGTGCATACAATTTCTTTTTCAATGAGAGAGGATGGATTTGAGATGGATAAGTTTGTACTTTCTAAGACTTACACTAAACCTGTAGGATCTGGATCAGAAGAAGTTTTAGAGGGTTGTTCTAATTCTGAAAGCGCAAGTGTGGCTTTAAAAATCAATGAAAGTAAAGTTGTTGTTTTTCCTAATCCAGCACAAGAATACGTAACAGTATCTGGTGTTAGTGTAGGTAAGCAAATTATTTTGTATGATTTTTCAGGGAATGTAATTCTTAAAAAAAGAGCAACAAATGATTCAGAAACACTAATTGTATCTGGTTTAAAAGCTGGTAAATATATTATTGGTGTAGAAGGAGAAAAGGGTATTCATTTTATAAAAAAATAA
- a CDS encoding sensor histidine kinase, which yields MGKKLIIVSVILFLLITVIIWNVSYNQVQTYTNNIILVENIKSNNKLVETESKLNELYSISKKNVLYISKLIQLDLKSNTSAVEIEKKLKTFIDIDPNYFQARLINKEGIEVIRVDIDSLASSNKYQDKSNRYYFKESIKAKKNEVYISHLDLNIEKQKIEKPYRPTIRFFTPVYVDNKLQGIVGLNLNAKNWFKNLDTYNLTLLNSKGEVFYGDHNNLYKPSKVDLTTKDAKGNNIYMSKTVSLEGNHPWTIYTSTKLEDTEKNLARFKFETYKNAGLLNLGLLIFLIIVYSLYIKNENISNLNQTVENRLSERDTLLKEIHHRVKNNLQVITSLLSLQSSFIKDEETKALFRYSQYRINSMAIIHEMLYRSNDLSRINYGEYMEQLANTMLISMKGNDTNIKLDIKATDLYLNLDTSVPLGLMINEIITNSLKYGFKDEEGGTLSIEIKKLVYPNFLLLIGDNGIGFPKSINFRNTKSLGLKLIHKLALQLRGNIEKDNSKKGTNYIITFQEIEQTS from the coding sequence ATGGGAAAAAAACTAATTATAGTTTCCGTAATATTATTCTTACTAATAACAGTAATTATATGGAATGTTTCATATAATCAAGTACAAACGTACACTAATAACATAATATTAGTAGAAAACATAAAATCTAACAATAAACTAGTAGAAACAGAGTCTAAATTAAATGAGCTCTATAGTATTAGTAAAAAAAATGTGCTTTATATAAGTAAACTAATACAGTTAGATTTAAAAAGTAATACTTCTGCTGTAGAAATAGAAAAAAAGCTAAAAACTTTTATAGATATAGATCCCAATTACTTTCAGGCAAGGCTAATAAATAAAGAAGGTATAGAGGTTATACGCGTAGATATAGATTCTTTAGCTTCTTCTAATAAATACCAAGACAAGTCTAATAGGTATTATTTTAAAGAATCTATTAAAGCTAAAAAAAATGAAGTATACATTTCTCATTTAGATCTTAATATAGAGAAACAAAAGATAGAAAAACCTTACAGACCAACAATTCGCTTTTTTACTCCTGTATATGTAGATAATAAATTACAAGGAATTGTTGGGTTAAACTTAAATGCTAAAAATTGGTTTAAAAATTTAGACACTTACAACTTAACATTACTAAACTCTAAAGGAGAAGTTTTTTATGGTGACCATAACAATTTATACAAGCCCTCTAAGGTAGACTTAACAACAAAAGACGCTAAAGGAAACAATATATATATGTCTAAAACTGTAAGTTTAGAGGGCAACCACCCTTGGACTATATATACCAGTACTAAATTAGAAGATACAGAAAAAAACTTGGCTAGATTTAAATTTGAAACCTATAAAAATGCAGGCTTACTAAATTTAGGATTACTCATTTTTTTAATTATTGTATATTCTTTATATATTAAGAATGAAAATATATCTAACCTTAACCAAACTGTAGAAAACAGATTATCTGAAAGAGATACACTACTTAAAGAAATACACCACAGAGTTAAAAACAACTTACAAGTAATTACAAGCCTACTAAGTTTACAGTCTAGCTTTATTAAAGACGAAGAAACAAAAGCTCTTTTTAGGTACAGCCAGTATAGAATAAACTCTATGGCCATAATTCATGAAATGCTTTACAGGTCTAATGACTTAAGCAGAATTAATTATGGAGAGTATATGGAGCAATTAGCAAATACTATGCTAATATCTATGAAAGGTAATGATACTAACATTAAACTAGATATTAAAGCTACAGATTTGTATTTAAACTTAGACACCTCTGTACCATTGGGTTTAATGATTAACGAGATAATTACAAACTCCTTAAAGTATGGTTTTAAAGATGAAGAAGGAGGAACTTTAAGCATTGAGATTAAAAAATTAGTGTATCCTAATTTTTTATTACTAATAGGAGATAACGGAATAGGATTTCCTAAAAGCATCAATTTTAGAAACACTAAATCACTAGGATTAAAATTGATACACAAACTAGCCCTACAACTTAGAGGTAATATTGAAAAAGATAACTCTAAGAAAGGAACAAATTACATCATCACATTTCAAGAAATTGAACAAACATCATAA
- a CDS encoding response regulator has product MALKVLIVEDNMIIQMFIESIIESIDENIVRTASNSNEAISALRFFSPDIILLDIGLSGDKDGIEVAEIINKDYKIPFVFITGNSDASTIKRAEKTKPMHIIRKPIDENQLKAEFEIICSKLTEKP; this is encoded by the coding sequence ATGGCATTAAAAGTACTCATTGTAGAAGATAATATGATTATACAAATGTTTATAGAGAGCATAATAGAATCTATAGACGAAAATATTGTAAGAACCGCAAGCAATAGTAACGAAGCTATTTCTGCTTTGCGTTTTTTTTCACCAGACATTATATTATTAGATATAGGTTTAAGCGGAGATAAAGATGGTATTGAAGTTGCAGAGATAATAAATAAGGATTATAAGATACCTTTTGTATTTATAACAGGCAATTCTGATGCTTCTACTATAAAACGTGCAGAAAAAACAAAACCAATGCACATAATTCGTAAACCAATAGATGAAAATCAGCTTAAAGCAGAGTTTGAAATTATATGCAGTAAATTGACCGAAAAACCATAG
- a CDS encoding PD40 domain-containing protein: MKNFITHKAAIVCISTFFCYSLSAQNTVASNASKTTTVEVKKRVDNYKKLKSLGYTDKEIYEDLGNANFLVKKYETAAFWYKKLKDVSKDKMLNKSYQERYQFALKKVGVSTTKDAHNTNKDWMAAVANDYKTTKQKNNTTYTGKYGEYSFNPKGNSSLETVTQQNNYLEEITDKHNAYKTPVAVTADGKTAYFSKGVYVKPATGIFSKKELVHKIYRAENVNGQWKNVKEIALAPKNYSAMHPTVSADGKRLFFASNMPGTFGKFDIYVASIKANGDFGVAKNLGQKVNTEKNDLYPKIVNGNSLFFASNGHKGYGGLDIYMVEVGQRKVGIAANLGSRINSDKDDFSLDLQSKNGMGYVMSNRGQGNVERVAFTYTNKNRDFNSLEAVNDESSINYSTSVFED; this comes from the coding sequence ATGAAAAATTTTATAACCCACAAAGCAGCTATAGTATGTATTTCTACATTCTTCTGCTATTCGTTATCTGCACAAAATACAGTTGCAAGTAACGCTTCTAAAACAACTACTGTTGAAGTAAAAAAGAGAGTAGACAACTACAAAAAACTTAAAAGTTTAGGTTACACAGACAAAGAAATTTACGAAGATCTAGGTAACGCTAACTTTTTAGTAAAAAAGTATGAAACTGCCGCTTTTTGGTACAAAAAGCTAAAAGATGTTAGTAAAGACAAAATGCTAAACAAAAGCTACCAAGAGCGTTACCAATTTGCACTAAAAAAAGTTGGTGTTAGTACAACTAAAGATGCTCACAACACCAATAAAGATTGGATGGCTGCTGTAGCTAATGATTACAAAACTACTAAGCAAAAAAACAATACTACTTATACAGGTAAGTATGGTGAGTATAGTTTTAACCCAAAAGGAAACTCTTCTTTAGAGACTGTAACACAGCAAAACAATTATTTAGAAGAAATTACAGACAAGCACAACGCTTATAAAACACCTGTAGCAGTTACTGCAGATGGTAAAACAGCTTACTTTAGTAAAGGTGTTTATGTAAAGCCAGCAACTGGTATTTTCTCTAAAAAAGAATTGGTACATAAAATATATAGAGCAGAAAATGTAAACGGACAATGGAAAAACGTTAAAGAAATTGCTTTAGCTCCAAAAAATTACTCTGCAATGCACCCAACAGTTTCTGCAGACGGAAAACGTTTATTTTTTGCATCTAATATGCCTGGTACTTTTGGTAAGTTTGATATTTATGTTGCTTCAATTAAAGCAAACGGTGACTTTGGAGTTGCAAAAAACTTAGGTCAAAAAGTAAACACAGAAAAAAACGATTTATATCCTAAAATTGTAAACGGAAACTCATTATTTTTTGCTTCAAATGGTCACAAAGGCTACGGAGGATTAGATATTTACATGGTAGAAGTTGGTCAGCGTAAAGTTGGTATTGCTGCAAATTTAGGTAGCAGAATTAATAGTGATAAAGACGATTTCTCTTTGGATTTACAATCTAAAAACGGAATGGGCTACGTAATGTCTAACCGTGGACAAGGAAATGTAGAAAGAGTAGCATTTACATACACTAACAAAAACAGAGATTTTAACTCTCTAGAAGCTGTTAATGATGAATCTTCTATAAACTATTCAACATCTGTTTTTGAAGATTAA